The DNA segment GTCACAGCCAAATAGCCTTAGAAACAAGGAAGCTGAATGTAACAAAGTCCTTAGTACATAAAGCTCtattaaaaacatagaattttccGGCAGATCTGACCCTTTCGGCCCGTCTATTTGCCCATTTTACCTGCTTAATCAGATCCAGAAGCCGTACGCCTATCCCTCGTATAAttcctcattgtattagcctctaccacttccgatgggaggctcttccatttatccaccaccctgtTATTCAGTTATATATCCATAGCACCAATGTTTCTAAACCGTCACAGGCTGATCGTCAACTTGCTCAAAGGCCACTCGATCATTGGCAGTCTTGATGAGGAGGATTAATCCCAACTCCTCGCCCCCTTtccacgtatatatatatagatataacgtatataatgtatatataatacgtacattatatatacagctATAACATTTTGACCCCCTGTcttatattgtgtaggtccccctctTGCCGCCAAACAGGATTATCTGTGTTactcacttcacctgtcagtgctcataatgttatggcttataggtatgtgtatatatatatatatatatatatatatatctcaccgcTAGGTCGGTGCTCTAAAATAAGGACTGTCCCACAAAAACctgggactgttgggaagtATGCAACAGGGTCCTGCATAGAATAACACATGACACGCGACAGGCATGGAGCACAGGAAGCCCGCGCAGCGCTCTAACCACGTGACCCTGGCAGGCTGCGGCACGCAGAGCACCCGCCCCCTGCAGACGTCAGACAGGTGTCCCGGATATTGGGGGAGGAGCCGGGTTTGTTGTGAGTGCGACACAAGCAGCTGGGCGGCCTGAGAGGACGGAGCGTTAGAGGGATTTACCATGGTGAAGATCGCATTCAGTTCGCCCTTCGCGGGCAAGGGGCCCGGTAAAGATGTCGAGGCTTTGGTAGCCGAGAAGgtgagtgtgtgagggggaTAGAGACGGGTTCAGCGGGGCAGGATGTGCACAAGATGGAGGCCGCGGCCTAGCCCGCAGAGACCGGGGAGCTGCCTGGAACCCGGCTGCACCCCCACCTGTTGCGCGGTTAACAGAATTATTGCAGTTTACCGAGCTGCGACGACGAAGGGCGCGTTTAAAGTCAGTTATGTAATCCGCCCAGATAAAGTCCTTGGGACGAATGAGTTAAAGTGAAGGCTGTTTAACCTGTCTTACTCCATACATTTCCGTACAAGGAGAAGTTGGCCGGGTTTAACGGTAACCTGAGGTAGAAGGCGGTTAAAAGTGAATACTTCCTCCTGCAGCCAACCCCGTAAGGTAGATAGGGGTTAAAAGTGCTTCCTCCTGCAGCCAGTCCCCTGGGGcagaaaggggttaaaagtaaatACTGCCTCCTTCAGCCAACCCcgtggggaagaaaggggttaaaagtgaaTGCTTCCTCCTGCAGCCAGTCctatggggagggggggtgcaTTCTTCCTTCTGCAGCTTGCTCTGGGGGAAAGAATGGGTTAAGTGACCACTTCCTTCTTCAGCTgtcgaaggggttaagcaaatgCTCTCCCTCTAGAGTTGGTTACCCAAGGAATGACTGGGTTAAAATGACATCTCACTGACATTTAAAATGGAAACTGACCCCGTCCTCATTCCTGTGGAAGCCGCCCCAGTCCTGCTGGGTGAAAGTGAAACTTGTTGCAGCAGTTCCTGGGGggagtgggggggggtcatctgtGCTGAGGGTCTCGCTTGGGGTATGGTGGGCTGTGGGCAGATAGTCCTCTCAGTCTCTTATGTTGCGAGCTCCTAATATATTCTTTCAGCGTGTCGATTATATTTAATCCTCAAATATGTCCTACTTTTAGTGAGTACAAAAGGTCTCGCTGTTTCAGGCAACGGGAACAGACGTTTTTCAGAAGTAGTAGTTACCGTGCAGCTGCAAACTGctgttgcttaaaaaaaaacaaactgtttttATGCTTCTGcttttttcataaaacaaaacatataaatataactattactattattgtcgGATACGGCGTATGGGGTGTTTTATGGGCTTCTTTATTATGGAGTCCATAGCGGGGTCACAAATTGTTGCTTTGAATGCACAGTAACACCCGTTACGCATACTGTGCGCTGCAATTATGCATGTATTGTGCCCCCCCGCGCCCCGCATAATCTAGTGGAATAATAAATAAGAGCTGCAGCTTTATCCGCATTGATGTTTTGTTCCTCGTTTGACAGGATCCTGAGGTGGCCACACATGGAGCCGATAACTCAACAGGCAGGTGTCTGCTCACACTCCTGGGGCTCGCGTTCATCCTGGCAGGGCTCATTGTCGGCGGTGCCTGCATCTACAAGTACTTTATGCCCAGGGTAGGTAATCCTTTCCCATGTTCTGCACGTTTTGCAGCAATCCGTCTGGTGCTCCGGCTGCATATTTAGGAAAGAGTATTGGGTCTCAAAGGCTAATAGAATTCATTTGTATTTCAGCACAAGTTTGAAGGAAAAATGTCGTATATGGAGCTGAATGATCACTCTGAAGAACCCTATTACCTGCCGGTGTCTGAGGAAGCGGATATCCGAGAGGATGAAAATGTTGCGTTTATCACTGTCCCGGTGCCAAATTTTGCGGAAGGGGACTCTGCGGCAATCGTTCATGACTTTGACAGAGTAAGTAGGAGTCCTGCGTGATACTTCCTGATACATCCATGTGATTTATGGTTAAACCTTCTGCTCTTCTTTCTGCTGTTCTCTCCTTCTAGCTCCTGACTGCCTACCTGGACCTGCAGCTCCAGAAGTGCTATGTGATTAATATGAACACCTCTGTGGTTATGCCCCCAAGGAACCTGATGGACCTCTTCATGAAGCTAAATGTATGTACTTTATTCATGTTATGCTGCATTCATTGAGCAAAAGCTTAGAAACTTTGTTCTTGCGTTTGGGTTTCCGGCGCCGTTACCGGGGATTCTGGGATCCCATTGCTGTTTTCTCTGTTacggactttttttttttttttttttttttcagcttgtgGTTTACCAATCTGcatttttaaagataaataaatactgaGAGATTCTTAAACCAGCTATTATTGTAGATGTTGCTAACATCGCATTCAAAGTACCGCTGACTTTGCATATTTGAGTAGCTGTGGGTTTTCTGTCTTATCGCGCTGGATCGTTTGCAGTGTTACTCATTTCTTAAACTTTCAACCGTGCGGCAGAAAACTTTCATTCTGTCCCCGAGCGCCAGTCTTATCACTCGTGACTGGTCTTAAAATAATCGATACAGGCTAGTGTTAATCCAGACCCTTTATAAACCACATATTATGCCACAGCGAGGGGAACGGCTTGGGTTATAATATACACCAGCTCTGATCTTGACTGATTTCTGTTTCCTTAGACGTACCTGCCTCAGACCTACTTGGTCCGGGAAGAGCTGGTGGTGACCGAGCGAATCGATGATGTCTCTGATTTGGGCATTTTCATCTATCGTCAATGTGCCGGGCGAGAGACGTACAGACTGCAGAGAAGAGATCAGATCATTGGTAAGGCCTGTGGAAATGTTAAACAAATCTTAAACTTGATCCGTGTTGTGTAAATGGTCAATATTAAACTAAATATGAATAACTGGGGTTATTAGTCTATTATAGACTAATAGTTTAAATACAGATCATAAAGCTAACTTTTGGACAGTAATGAATGTTCCtccaccccacccccacccccatgAATGCCTGTAGCACAGTGATAatggtgtgttttttgtttttttcttgatgtaagcAGATATCCGCTGCTAGTAACTCCAATCTGTTTCATGTCCGTTTATTGCAGGTCTCCAGAAGCGTTCTGCTGAACAGTGCCGCAAAATCACGCACTTCGAGAATAAATTTGTGATGGAAACCACGATCTGCGAGCAGTGAGCTCTCGGGGTCAGTTTCCCGTAACCACTAAGAAGTCCCACTTTCCCGACTTCTCAGTTACGATGTGCAGTGATAATCAAAGCCTTTCCCACGAAGCGTTGCTGTGTGCTACTGCTCTTAGCTTTCCTACGGCCCTGGTGTGTAGCCGCACGGGGCGAAGTACAACCTCAGGAACTCAGTTGTGAGGAATTTACTGGACCTGtcgtttaaataaaaaaatatatatatctataaatgttCCGTTCAGAAATATTAAGTAATGTTATTAGATGGTGGATGCAATAAAGTAGTATTATTTGCACAGTTTCTACAAACTTTATCTTGGTAATCTTTAGACTTTCTGACGTTGGTTTGACGCATGTCATTCTGTGCGCTACTACTGTACTCAGTTTATTTGTATATCTGAAGGTTTTCCTAACTCTTTAACCTTAAAACTGATTTCTTCCCCTGGTTTAATTGCTCAAAGCTCTCCCCTTTGTTCCATTCGGTGTCTGGCAAGTATGTCCTATAGACAAAACGCCACACCGAATACCAAGGCGTGGCACTGAAGGTGTTAACCCGGCATGTATACTTGTGACACTAGATGTAAAATCTGGCTTCAGTTTGTGATCAACATTTCTCTAAtaaatttcttttttctgtggattcttccttttaaaataatagttgttggttttttgttttttttcttgcggTGGATTTATCACAGTGCATTCAGGAGAAGTTCTGCTGCCCTAACATAGGAAACTCGCAAAACGGCAGAGGGCCCAACGTAATCAGAGATCCGGTGGGTGGTGGTGGGTTTGCAATCAAAGAATAGTTTATAAATCACCCCCACCCACCAAAAAAATGCAGCAGCCCCCAAAATGATCCAAAGCAATTAGGAATGAAGAAATAGAAGCTATAGTGTAGTACGTtaaacagataaaatataatatgcttAAGATGTGCTTTTTTATatgctatatatgtttttgactATTCTACCATTCCGGAATTTGAATCTTCTTGATGGTTTTACCACAAAATACGCGACGTtgcacatttttacatattggaaAAGAATCTgtttataaaactatatatatatatagcggtaATTTAGATTTATTCCCGTTTGGGAGTAAGAGAGAAACGTATAGACAGTGTTTTTGCTATAAAATAGATGTGTGGTTTTCAGAGGGTTTCTGTGAAGTTTAGGAGGGCGTTtcttatacaaaatattttccttgtAGTAAAACAATAATGAAGGTCGTAAAACATTTAATGGCGGCGGGTAAAGTTCTGTAAGCTCCTGAAAGATATTTGTGCGTTTGTTCTGACTTTAGCTCAGCGCTAAGTGactagtaatatatatataaagccttTAAATACAGAATCTGGAATAGTAACTTAACCCATTACTGCTGCGTTTATCTGTGAAACCCCTGTAGATCTTGTAGCCCTGTTACAATAgcgatttaataaaataattaagtaCATTAAGGTGAGAAGGTGAAGCCCTTGTGAGGTTAAGATTTAGTTGCAAACTTATAAAGCGACTTGTGGTCTGTCAGCTGGTATGAAAAGCCTCTGCTCGCTCAGGAAGAACGCGCATGCTGAGCATGCATGTAACGGACGTTTGGTCGCTCGTCTATTCAGGGCTGCTGTAAAAAAGTGTAGtaattttagttatttaaatGGAATCCGGAAGCCGCTGACAGTTTCAAGGAAATGCCTCGTATAAAACCTGTGTGTCACGTGGCTTACTTACGTTTTTCTTTCCTCCTAAAATCTCCCTGTTTGAGTTTTCCTCGCTGATTGAGTTTTCCTCTATTAAGCTATAAAAGAGTGTTTTTTATGTCCTAcgtgtgctttttttctgcagtctGTTAGAAATGCCCCCGGCTGTGTAACTCATCTGAGAAATGGAGGGGTATGTCGTAGTCATCGCTTAATATACATCTACGTATCAGTATTGTTCTATTTgtgtaatatttatgttttctgcGTTCAGAGAATGGGGCGTTTTGGTAAAGTTGCCCCCCCGCGGCGTGGGTAGAATGTCTGGGGTTCTGCTCAGCTCAAGTTTAACAACACAAACGAGGCAGAGAGAGCAGGATGGGAAAGTTACACGAAGTTTGTGAAAGAGGAGATAAAATCTCCTGAGAATGGAGACGACTCTACAGAGCAAGATTCATTCATTAAacagagtttgcaggagagttgcagtttcatctcacGGAGTTCATGTTATGTTCTGACCGTCCAAGCTTCTGAGGTAGAAAGAGCTTGATTGGCTCTATACAATGTATTCCTCAAAGCCTCTTCACCTATTTAGttaaacattatacagggccggttcAGCCCTTGTTATAGGAGAAACTtgtcagtgttggcccttcatggcGAAGTGGGGAGGGGTAGACGTTAATCTTTAATTGAATGCTATTGAATGAGGTCTCGTCATTAAAGGTCTACACCTCCCCACGGAGTCTGTCCccaaatatcatttaaaaatattttaaaatatggagTCAATTGTTAGAAAGCGTTAGCAGAATCCGTATCACTGCAACGGAGACGGAATTAACGGTAACATTAAGAATGGCAATATGTTGAGAACCACGGCTACATAAGAAGTAGCGAGCCtcgtcttgtgagcttacaatctattaatgtttttttacatgcGTGTGTTCCAGGTCTTACCTCAATCTATTAAATGCAGAGACAAGTTCATTGGCTTAATTTCAGGTCCTTGATCTGcagtatgaagggccaaccccgtTGAGCTTCTACTGTATGAGCTGCTCGTCTGGCCCTGTATAGGACACAGTTACTGTAAGGAGATTTATGCATCATTTCacagatttaactatgcattatgcagggccagatcAGCTCTAGGATCCCACCCAGGCGTTATTGCCGGGGATAAAGAGTTTATTGAAAAATCATGAACCCAAACCCACGTCACTGCTACACTTACATCAgtgctataaataaaaagaaggttgtaaatgtttcatttttccaCTGATCCACTAGATGGCGCCACTGCCCCATATAACTACAGGGCACTCAAAACTTTATTAATCTAGGCTAGGCTAAAATGGGACTCGCAGACAGATTCGGGCTAGATGGGCTGactgattcttttctttttgcatGACTCTACGGCACCACGTGCCATATTTAATGATCCCTttcgtacaaactttatttttaatgaacattTTGTACGAATCAACAAAAACAATTGCGATCTCCGGCAAAAAATGTGTTAGGGTCCGCCGATTGGTTGTCACGTGCACCCGCCGTTGATGAGGTAACGTGGGAGGAGCTGTGCGTGTGGGAGGGTACATAtgaatgactgataggtagaagtagccaaaaaaatggGGGATGTCTCATTGACttttatggctgtgattgatgggtgcAGCAACCAGTGGGAGTTTTtacttttatcatatcatctattattcttcattgataaataaatatcgGTGGCAAAaccaggtattataatatataatattggggaattcagtcctgctccacgggGCTGCATGTTCCTATCATCTGcaagtgtctgcctgcccaggcccagtgctctactactactactactcctgCTGCTGCAGCACCTCTTTGACCGTCATTACTCTGAGGAACCTTTATTCTTTAATTCctataatgaaaggtgagtccagaaggtgtcagggaatCGACCCCTGAATGTCATTCCAAATCAAAAAAGGGCCCTGAAAACAAATTTTTCTCTCAATCATAGCGGCCGGCTTTCTTCCAAACACGTGAAACAATGGCTGCGAACATTTACACGCGGCGGCCTCGCTCCAGACACCTGCTTGCATGCCTGTTTTCTTCCCATATAAATACATGTGGAAATTCCCTTCCTTTCCAGGCCAGAAGCTCATCGATATTCCCAGATCTCTCTTGGGAACGGGAAGCGATCGCTGCTGGGATTTGTAGCGTCAGGTTTTTCAGGTACGTCGGACGATGAATCCAAATTTTTTGGCAGAATGTCAAGCATTACACGTCTTCTGTATTCTGTATTCTAGAACCTATTAAAGAAACGTTTGCTTCCTGATTCTTCTTACGATAACGCGTCTGACTCATTTTCAGCTTTACACACAATGTGACATTAACTTTCCCTTCACAAAGTAAAAGCAGCCGCCACAAGACCACATGTTATATCTCTGCCACGGCTGCAaccaatttatatttatatattattttctttcacccaacataattatttttagaatatttggCTTAAAACTTCACGTAATGAAAGCTGTGATGAGGTGGGAGGTGCTCctctgatatatatttatatatatatttatttgtatgtatatatttatttgtatgtatatatatatatatatatatatctttatttctatctatatataagtatgtatatatatatatatatatttatttctatgtgtatatatatatatatttatttctatgtatatatttatttctatgtttatatatttgtatatatatatatatatatatatatatatatatatgctgtgagtatgaatgtttattaaattattgaactgcaaaatgtaagatttggggCCTTTTCAGGTCTATTACATATCAGAAAATTACAGCAATGTGTCTCTTATCGATTCCAGACATCAGTCATCTCaaaaaattgtaattataaATTCATATTCTTCTAGTTCTGCCAATTTCCTACAAGGGGCCTGCCAAGACAGACCGTTGCAATTAAAGGGGACCCCCATTTGTAGCTGCTATGAACTCAACAAAAATATGTTACTTTCTTTGCCAATACGAGACTAGTCTGGGATCCTCTAGATTTAGCATACGGTCTCTCCCAAAAAAACACTGCCTACTTCTGCAATCCAGACATTGCATTTAAATGTCTACCCCTCTGGtgctcaaggggttaaatattatcTAGATATCACCCTGGAGTTCAAGagaatggaaaatgtattaaaagtgtTTACTCAAAAGCTATCTGTTCTTTCTTATTTCTTGTAAACAAGTGGCAGATGGCTTAAATCGCTTATTAAAGAATGACCAAAGAGATTTAACAGCACACTCTCTGATTTGGGGTAAATCCTCCATATTTCCTCTATACGCTAGGTGGACGCGGAGAAGATCACGCGGATTTATTCATGAACGGGGTGGAGACATGATAGAAACACAGCttacaatagaatggctcggtcttagtCACTCAGCCAGACACTCTAATTAAAGTCTATgaaggaagggacttcattagcattgccataaagtatcagctcagtgtggtgtttgaaacgggaaagtcatccaaaatatcacgtgATTGACAGGGGAAATGGGGGGTGGGGCGTatcaagaccccgcgacccgtAGGTTCTTCTCCCGGAGTCCTCTGGGCCAAACCCGGAAAGTTCCGAGGTTTGGTCACAATCTAGAACATATGTTGTGTACCCAGTCATATGTAGAAACTGTAAAGCAATCCCCATGCAGTTTAATCAGAAGATGATTTTATACGAATCTAAAAATACCCACGCGGCCGGGTCACATGCGTTACATTTGCATACAGTGGGATTCTGATACAGTATTTCCACTTTTTAGTCAATTTGGGGAAAATGAAGAGGCGAAGTTACTAAATAAAGATGTGGGGTTTTTTGTCAAGTGAAGAGTTGAGTCACGTCTCTAGTAACCGATCACCGGGTTTGGGTGCCTTCATCAAAACTCAACGGTGATGACGGAGAAGCCTGGAATGACAATGTCTGGACGGCCATCTTTAATCCCAGCCTGGTCCTCTCCCTGATAAAGAGAAGACGTCATTTGACGTTTAGAGCAGCTATAAGATGTGGAAACTTATTATCCAGGACATTCTATCCCTTATTCTGACCGTCTACGCAGGATTCTTATTGGTGAGGTCAACCGGCTCACATTACTATTTTTACAATATGGCCCCCACGATGCATTCTCTCAATTGCAATTGCGTTGATAGCATGTCCATCTTTTTTATTAAGAACTCAAGACGGGACTCAATAGTAGCCTCTTGGTGATTTGACCGGCTTGGTGCAGTTCTGAATGTTGGTAAATCGGGGTGTATGGCCGTTACCGGACCCTGCGGGTCTGGAGTATGGAGATCGGTACCTTGGTCAGCATAAATCATTCTTCTCCTGCTGCCCGCTGCTATGTAAAATGTAGGGTCTCGGatggttatgacatcataactcaaCAAGTGAATCCATAGAAATGAATGGGATCAGGAGAAGAGAACATGAGCTCGTCCAACACATCGATACCACCTCCTCCTGTCCTATTTTGGAAAAAACAACATGAGTCTCGATATACAATGTAgccatagaaataaatattcatgttaTTTGCCCCGGGAAAGTATTTGCACAAATTTTGCCACCCACCACCCACTACCGAGCTCCAGAGGGGGTCTCGCGCGGTGTATGCACGCATTTAGGTGGGAGATCTATTTTCGGTTCTTGCAGAGAACATCTTGCGGGTATAAACTGAAATTACCAAGTTCCTTCTAAATATAGAACACCTTGAATGGTTCCAGAATGATTGTCTCTCTGAATAATGACTCCCACGTTCTGACAGATGGTTTGAAAGTCCCATCCCAGCAAATAATAAGACGTTCTCGTCACGTACGATATTTTACGATCGTTTTTTATAGCTGGATGAACGCGTTCAGATATCAGGCGGGCTTTTGCTTCACATTTTTATCGCAGAAGCTCGAATTTTGTGTCCTCGTTTGCCTTCGTATTTCCTCCAAACAGGAAGGCAAACCAAGGAGTACATTTGTTCTGataaaatcaggtttttttaacccacagaacacaaaacaaaacaacaaaaagaaatcCAAAGTATATTTATAATCCACTtaattaaagctgctgtcccacCTACTCGtctgaatttaacacttaaaCATAGAATTGTAGAGTTTAACCATTTGTTTAACCTATGTTCCCTGATGTAGAGACCCAAACGTTAATCAGTCTTTGGCTTCGTCTTAGAATCCTGATATATATGCCTAttccacgcatgtttaaattcattcTTCTGCTGGGACGCTGTTCCATGTATTTACTACCTAAGTAAaccaaatgcagcattagaagtAGCTTTCCTTGCACACTTGGATGACCAACATCTTccctttcttaatttttttttcaattattccCTAATTTAGTTTTTCCATGTTCATAATTTTTGTCGGGAactattgtcatgtgacacaaacacGGGCACTGATAGGCTATTCCCATCCAAAAATGTTCTGAAAACTTTtcttaatgaaataataaaatgacttaCTGTGGTTTacgttattacatttttagaacGTACAATTGCCGTTTTGtcttagtggaacagcacctttaaaggaGATGTCATATTCCTTTTCATTGCTGCCATCATTTCACAGACATAACGGTTTTAATGAAATAtagttgcttttttttaaattgccgtatacttttattttatagccTGTAATCTATAAACTGTAATCTTTTTACTAGATAAACACAGCCAGGCTTTATCTTTCtaatataaactataaaatgtCTGTGTCTTAAACTCACAGGGACTGTTTCAAAAGATCAGGATTATATAGCCGATTTAGTTTGCAGATATacttgtgtatgtatatatatatatagtataaaataatataattatatatataattatattaacgACCTCCATGATTTTATATGCatataaaaaacttaaaataaaatgtaaaaaaatacattttatatactggtatatatatatatatgaatattgtataaaattatatatatggtattggtatatatatatatatatatatatatatatatatatataaaaatattattatttatttatttatttttaatatattttatattgatttttttaatatacattttttatatgtatttttcttataaatCATTGATATACTTTTGGTGGAATTTCTGCAGAATCTACctatggaaatttaaagggaccacacagctgtcatatgcatttaCTATGCGTCCATCGTTGGGGCCGTTGGC comes from the Spea bombifrons isolate aSpeBom1 chromosome 8, aSpeBom1.2.pri, whole genome shotgun sequence genome and includes:
- the ITM2A gene encoding integral membrane protein 2A; the protein is MVKIAFSSPFAGKGPGKDVEALVAEKDPEVATHGADNSTGRCLLTLLGLAFILAGLIVGGACIYKYFMPRHKFEGKMSYMELNDHSEEPYYLPVSEEADIREDENVAFITVPVPNFAEGDSAAIVHDFDRLLTAYLDLQLQKCYVINMNTSVVMPPRNLMDLFMKLNTYLPQTYLVREELVVTERIDDVSDLGIFIYRQCAGRETYRLQRRDQIIGLQKRSAEQCRKITHFENKFVMETTICEQ